The following coding sequences lie in one Drosophila sulfurigaster albostrigata strain 15112-1811.04 chromosome 2R, ASM2355843v2, whole genome shotgun sequence genomic window:
- the LOC133838795 gene encoding LOW QUALITY PROTEIN: tubulin polyglutamylase TTLL13 (The sequence of the model RefSeq protein was modified relative to this genomic sequence to represent the inferred CDS: deleted 1 base in 1 codon): MNLKNSKFYKRIQTLRHFSKEKILKERTIRTMALRGVEMALSESQCNHDVDATAAAASAWSPPLSSTSRRKSPAGGAAKSKMIKKKTDTSPRTREKGFKPVQPASDEDNDGAEVNGYIELNKCRYRVACSGRVDATTSRAAEPLFVESKSTICVSNSRYAMIGRISRLLGYKLVKESKLWNILWSDSFPGVELFKNMKRFQQINHFPGMIEICRKDLLSRNLNRMLKLYPHDYKIFPKTWMLPADYGDAMHYALNHKHTFILKPDSGAQGRGIWLTNDLKTIGANERLICQTYVYRPLLIDGYKFDLRVYTLITSVDPLRIYVYNEGLARFATNKYVEPTPGNANDLYMHLTNYSVNKRNSQYDLCDNDDCGSKRKLSAINNWMTRHNYDVAEFWSNVDDVIIKTVLSAWPVLKHNYHACFPGHDTIQACFEILGFDILVDWKLKPYILEVNHSPSFHTNEQVDREVKRPLIRDTLTLVSTVLADKKQILREDRKRVKQRLLKSKGDRQVTAINEFCHDHHIIIYYSVLRPRQVAGGAKPVTNETNVAPAPKPEAGSLAQQVAWEESHLGNFRRIMPPPDASRINYYSKFYAQSNQVSIFQETAASKKREDLARKMRLQIEEKRAKAEQMLLASTKRKRPIQPRSVREKHRQYMYRLKENWIPGFVSEAEERLRHTWQQMRSEAIKNLKITENIYALLYELGHLSNTDITVFPSLYHCLQIGYDIKGAT; this comes from the exons atgAATCTAAAAAATTCCAAGTTCTACAAACGAATACAAACACTGCGCCATTTCTCAAAAGAGAAAATCCTAAAAGAACGAACCATACGAACTATGGCTCTGCGTGGTGTTGAAATGGCTCTCTCGGAGTCGCAATGTAATCATGATGTGGATGccaccgccgctgccgccTCTGCTTGGTCTCCACCATTATCGTCGACATCACGTCGCAAATCTCCAGCAGGCGGCGCCGCCAAATCCAAGATGATCAAAAAGAAAACGGACACTTCGCCACGCACCCGGGAGAAGGGATTCAAGCCCGTGCAGCCAGCTAGCGATGAGGATAACGATGGTGCCGAGGTTAATGGTTACATTGAGTTGAATAAGTGTCGCTATCGTGTGGCTTGTTCAGGACGCGTGGATGCAACCACATCTCGCGCAGCTGAACCTTTGTTTGT TGAATCGAAGAGCACCATTTGTGTATCCAACTCACGCTATGCCATGATTGGACGCATCTCCAGACTGCTTGGCTATAAGCTTGTGAAGGAATCGAAATTGTGGAACATTCTGTGGTCCGATTCATTTCCCGGCGTTGAGCTCTTCAAGAACATGAAACGCTTTCAGCAGATCAATCATTTTCCGGGCATGATTGAGATATGTCGCAAGGATTTGCTCTCGCGTAATCTGAATCGCATGCTCAAACTATATCCACATGATTACAAGATCTTTCCTAAGACCTGGATGCTTCCAGcaga TTATGGCGATGCCATGCATTATGCGCTCAATCACAAGCACACTTTCATCTTAAAGCCGGATTCGGGTGCCCAGGGACGCGGAATTTGGTTGACCAACGATTTGAAGACCATTGGAGCTAATGAGCGTCTGATCTGCCAGACGTATGTCTATCGT CCACTGCTCATCGATGGCTACAAGTTCGATCTGCGCGTTTATACATTGATCACCTCGGTGGATCCGTTGCGAATCTATGTGTACAACGAGGGATTGGCACGCTTTGCCACCAACAAGTATGTGGAGCCCACGCCGGGCAATGCCAACGATCTGTACATGCATCTGACCAACTATTCGGTGAACAAACGTAACTCGCAATACGATCTCTGTGACAACGATGATTGCGGCAGCAAGCGAAAGTTGAGTGCGATCAACAACTGGATGACCAGACACAACTATGATGTGGCCGAATTCTGGTCGAATGTCGACGATGTCATCATCAAGACGGTGCTGAGTGCTTGGCCAGTGCTCAAGCATAATTATCACGCCTGCTTTCCGGGTCATGACACAATTCAGGCTTGCTTCGAGATCTTGGGCTTTGATATTTTGGTAGACTGGAAACTGAAGCCTTACATACTCGAGGTGAATCATTCGCCCAGTTTTCATACCAATGAGCAGGTGGATCGGGAAGTCAAGCGTCCACTCATTCGGGACACATTGACACTGGTGAGCACTGTGCTGGCGGACAAGAAGCAAATTCTGCGAGAGGATCGCAAACGTGTCAAGCAGCGACTGCTCAAGTCGAAGGGCGATAGGCAAGTAACTGcaattaatgaattttgtCATGATCACCACATAATCATTTATTACAGCGTGCTGCGTCCGCGACAAGTTGCCGGTGGAGCTAAACCAGTGACCAATGAAACTAATGTTGCACCGGCTCCAAAGCCGGAAGCCGGTTCATTGGCTCAGCAAGTGGCTTGGGAGGAGAGTCATCTGGGAAATTTCAGAAGGATCATGCCGCCACCTGATGCCAGTCGGATCAACTACTACAGCAAGTTCTATGCCCAATCC AATCAGGTGTCCATCTTCCAGGAGACCGCAGCCAGCAAGAAACGCGAGGATCTCGCACGCAAGATGCGTCTGCAGATCGAGGAGAAGCGCGCCAAGGCCGAGCAAATGCTTCTAGCGAGCACCAAGCGAAAGCGTCCCATCCAGCCGCGATCCGTGCGCGAGAAGCATCGTCAGTATATGTATCGACTGAAGGAGAATTGGATTCCTGGTTTCGTCTCCGAGGCGGAAGAACGTTTGCGTCACACCTGGCAGCAGATGCGCTCCGAGGCCATcaagaatttgaaaattacCGAGAAC aTCTATGCGCTGCTCTATGAATTAGGTCATCTAAGCAACACGGATATCACGGTCTTTCCAAGCTTGTATCATTGTCTACAAATCGGCTACGATATCAAAGGCGCCACATGA